The proteins below are encoded in one region of Juglans microcarpa x Juglans regia isolate MS1-56 chromosome 4D, Jm3101_v1.0, whole genome shotgun sequence:
- the LOC121261583 gene encoding probable leucine-rich repeat receptor-like protein kinase At1g35710, with product MEVSIHRNTLSFVLFFFLPAALLLVAEACNVVDKEALLQFKHKITSDPSRLLHSWKSSSDCCTAWEGVGCDSSGRVVNISRPGLVSVNDFIVDTYMTGTLSPFLGNLSFLQILDLSNLKDLKGPIPSEFGKLLRLTHLFLDSNKLTGSVPITFQHLFRLQKLYLSDNHISGVVHSSVIGSLRSLSELGLSGNQISGSIPVSIGNLALLTKLDLHENRFSGRIPAGIGKLKNLKYLDLSENQITGRIPRSIGRLSELVLLYLNHNRINGSIPSSISGLRSLVFCRLSENKLTGNIPPSIGKLSRIQRIILENNKLTGKLPATIGHLTTLTDVFFSNNRFTAKIPSSFGNLINLQTLDLSRNLLTGQLPPQLVKLQGLQTLDLSFNPLGLASIPKWLSKLKLFRLLLAKTGVEGRLPRWLSSSSISVLDLSCNGLKGKLPHWIANMTSLSFLNLSYNGFHSSIPVEFKTLSLLMDLDLHSNMFSGNLNPIFSKEVVDPLGHFNSIDLSNNMFAGPIEENLGDRPALASITSLVLSHNQLGGSIPKSMGKLKELKVLKLVGNGLSGRIPEELGDAMELNTILLSRNKLRGTIPAKVLNLKELTEFDVSENRLSGKIPPHKAIIPASAFSGNPGLCGAPLRPCKHS from the coding sequence ATGGAAGTTTCTATTCACCGCAATACCCTGTCATTCgtcctctttttcttcctcccaGCAGCCCTGCTTCTGGTCGCTGAAGCCTGCAACGTTGTAGACAAAGAAGCATTACTCCAGTTCAAGCACAAGATCACCTCGGACCCTTCAAGACTCTTGCATTCCTGGAAATCATCCTCCGATTGCTGCACAGCTTGGGAAGGTGTGGGATGCGATTCTTCCGGTAGAGTTGTCAACATCTCTCGTCCAGGACTCGTTTCAGTCAACGACTTCATCGTTGACACGTACATGACTGGAACCCTTTCTCCTTTTCTGGGGAACTTATCATTTCTGCAAATTCTCGACCTGAGCAATCTCAAGGACTTGAAGGGTCCCATTCCATCGGAATTTGGCAAGTTATTGCGGCTTACTCATCTCTTCCTCGATTCAAACAAGCTCACAGGTTCTGTGCCAATCACATTTCAGCACCTTTTTCGGCTACAGAAACTCTATCTTAGTGATAATCACATATCTGGTGTTGTTCATTCCTCTGTTATTGGGTCGTTGAGGTCACTTTCAGAACTGGGTCTGTCAGGAAATCAAATTTCTGGTTCGATTCCAGTTTCAATTGGCAACTTGGCACTGCTAACTAAGCTTGATCTTCATGAAAATCGTTTCTCTGGTAGAATTCCTGCAGGTATTGGCAAGCTTAAGAATCTCAAATATCTAGATTTGTCTGAAAATCAGATAACTGGAAGAATTCCACGATCAATTGGTAGACTTTCGGAATTGGTACTGTTATATCTTAATCACAACAGGATTAATGGAAGCATTCCTTCTTCGATTTCCGGGCTGAGATCTTTAGTATTCTGCCGGTTATCAGAAAACAAGCTGACAGGAAATATACCACCATCCATTGGGAAGCTCTCCAGAATCCAAAGGATAATTCTTGAGAACAACAAGCTAACTGGGAAATTGCCAGCAACTATCGGACATCTAACCACTCTCACTGATGTGTTCTTCTCAAACAACCGTTTTACAGCAAAGATCCCTTCGAGTTTTGGGAATTTAATTAACCTTCAAACATTGGACTTATCAAGAAACCTACTCACTGGTCAACTTCCTCCTCAGCTAGTTAAATTACAGGGGTTACAGACCTTAGATCTTTCCTTCAATCCTCTGGGGCTAGCCAGTATACCAAAGTGGTTATCGAAATTGAAACTTTTCCGGCTTTTGTTGGCAAAAACTGGGGTTGAGGGTCGGCTTCCAAGATGGCTGTCTTCATCATCTATATCTGTCCTTGATTTGTCATGCAATGGATTAAAAGGGAAATTGCCCCATTGGATTGCAAACATGACCAGCCTTTCCTTTCTCAACTTATCATACAATGGCTTTCATTCATCAATCCCGGTTGAGTTCAAAACCCTTTCGCTTCTGATGGACCTTGATCTTCATTCCAACATGTTCAGTGGCAACCTGAATCCAATATTTTCGAAAGAAGTTGTAGACCCACTTGGGCATTTTAACTCCATTGATCTTTCCAACAATATGTTTGCTGGACCCATTGAAGAGAACCTTGGAGACAGACCCGCATTGGCTTCTATCACATCCCTAGTTCTATCACACAACCAGTTGGGAGGATCAATACCTAAGTCAATGGGAAAACTGAAAGAACTGAAGGTGCTGAAGCTTGTGGGTAATGGACTTTCAGGAAGAATACCGGAAGAGCTTGGCGATGCCATGGAACTAAATACGATTTTGCTGTCAAGAAACAAGCTGAGGGGGACTATTCCAGCAAAGGTGCTGAATTTGAAGGAGCTTACAGAATTTGACGTATCAGAAAACCGATTAAGTGGGAAGATTCCTCCTCACAAAGCCATCATCCCTGCATCTGCATTCTCAGGTAATCCTGGCTTGTGTGGAGCTCCACTTCGTCCCTGCAAGCACTCTTAA